The Vallitalea okinawensis genome window below encodes:
- a CDS encoding ABC transporter ATP-binding protein: MSQEVLLQVNNLKKYFPIQKGFFKRTVGYCKAVDGVDFSIHKGETLSIVGESGCGKSTTGKTLLRLLDATEGEVYYKGENIYNYGSSKMKQLRTDMQIIFQDPYSSLNPRRNVMQTVGEALKAHNICKGKEIEERVIMALERSGLSAYHMNRYPHEFSGGQRQRIGIARALALEPEFIVADEPVSALDVSIQAQVINLMMDLQEEFGFSYLFISHDLSVVKHISDRVAVMYLGNIVELADTNQIYKDPKHPYTKALIDSIPAKHPRLKKDSSVLEGDIPSPSNPPEGCKFHTRCPYAQHICKEACPAFREVSEGHFVACHIVK; encoded by the coding sequence ATGAGTCAAGAGGTTTTATTACAAGTCAATAATCTAAAAAAATACTTCCCCATACAGAAAGGTTTTTTCAAACGTACTGTTGGTTACTGTAAAGCCGTAGACGGAGTAGACTTTTCTATTCATAAGGGAGAGACTTTAAGTATTGTAGGCGAATCTGGTTGCGGTAAATCAACAACAGGTAAAACATTACTTCGGCTTTTAGATGCTACTGAAGGAGAAGTTTACTATAAGGGCGAGAATATTTATAATTACGGCTCTAGTAAAATGAAGCAACTTAGAACAGATATGCAAATCATTTTTCAAGATCCTTATAGTTCTCTGAATCCCCGTAGAAATGTTATGCAGACAGTTGGAGAGGCTTTGAAAGCTCACAATATTTGCAAGGGGAAAGAGATAGAAGAACGGGTGATCATGGCTCTAGAGCGAAGTGGACTAAGTGCCTATCATATGAATCGTTATCCTCATGAATTTTCTGGTGGTCAACGACAACGTATTGGTATCGCAAGAGCTTTGGCCCTTGAACCTGAATTTATTGTTGCGGACGAACCAGTATCAGCCCTTGATGTTTCTATTCAAGCCCAGGTTATTAATCTAATGATGGATTTGCAAGAGGAATTTGGCTTTAGTTATCTCTTTATTTCCCATGATCTCAGTGTAGTCAAACATATCAGTGATCGTGTCGCCGTTATGTACTTAGGAAATATCGTAGAGTTAGCAGATACGAATCAAATATACAAGGATCCAAAACATCCTTATACAAAGGCTTTAATTGATTCAATACCTGCGAAACATCCAAGATTGAAGAAAGACAGTTCAGTATTAGAAGGTGACATACCATCTCCATCTAATCCACCAGAAGGTTGTAAGTTCCATACAAGATGTCCTTATGCACAGCATATCTGTAAAGAAGCCTGTCCTGCATTTAGAGAAGTATCAGAAGGTCATTTTGTTGCATGCCATATAGTTAAATAA
- the opp4C gene encoding oligopeptide ABC transporter permease, which yields MKIIPRRKSRVQVKLESIESPGKLRWQAFTDNKLAVFGLVVFSIILFAVIFAPLLTPYERDAMDFLNSNLEPNEEHWFGTDDLGRDYLTRILYGGRVSLLIGLIATTISTILAIIVGGSAGYFGGRIDNFLMRFAEIVMSLPFLPLMITISAVTMDIIRPENRMYLVMVLLGLMSWPGLSRMIRGEILSLKEQEFMQATTALGLSTMRKIFVHLIPNTIGYIVVSATFGLAGAIITESVLSYIGLGIVPPVPSWGNLINSARDYYIFTERTWLWILPGLVLFTAVLSINLIGEGLRDAFDPKSRK from the coding sequence GTGAAAATTATACCTAGAAGAAAAAGCAGAGTGCAGGTTAAGTTAGAGTCCATTGAAAGCCCTGGAAAGCTGAGATGGCAAGCCTTTACAGATAATAAACTAGCTGTATTTGGACTTGTTGTCTTTTCAATTATATTATTTGCTGTTATTTTTGCACCTCTACTAACGCCTTATGAAAGGGATGCCATGGATTTTTTGAACTCTAATCTAGAGCCTAATGAGGAGCATTGGTTTGGGACCGATGATCTTGGACGTGATTACTTAACAAGAATTCTTTATGGAGGAAGAGTTTCACTATTAATTGGTCTAATAGCGACAACCATTAGTACTATTTTGGCCATTATAGTGGGTGGTAGTGCTGGTTATTTTGGAGGACGTATCGATAATTTTCTCATGCGTTTTGCAGAGATCGTTATGAGTTTACCTTTTTTACCACTGATGATTACCATATCGGCTGTGACGATGGATATAATCAGACCAGAAAATAGAATGTATTTGGTAATGGTATTACTGGGGCTCATGTCATGGCCAGGCTTATCAAGGATGATACGTGGTGAAATACTTTCTTTAAAAGAGCAGGAATTTATGCAAGCTACTACTGCACTGGGCTTATCGACAATGAGGAAAATTTTTGTGCATTTGATTCCAAACACTATAGGTTATATCGTCGTTAGTGCTACTTTTGGTTTGGCTGGAGCTATCATAACTGAGTCAGTATTATCCTATATTGGTCTTGGTATAGTACCACCTGTACCCAGTTGGGGAAACTTGATCAATTCTGCCAGAGACTATTATATATTTACTGAACGTACGTGGCTATGGATTTTACCTGGTTTAGTCTTATTTACAGCTGTATTAAGTATTAATCTTATCGGAGAAGGATTACGTGACGCCTTCGATCCAAAGAGTAGGAAGTAG
- a CDS encoding ABC transporter ATP-binding protein has protein sequence MENTLLEVKDLRTYFHTKKGDVHAVDGVDFSVDKGKTLCIVGESGCGKSVTSLSIMQLIDKKGEIISGQVNFQGKDLLHYREEEIRQVRGNKISMIFQEPMTSLNPVFTIGRQVGEPLILHRGMSKKAAKKEAVELLTRVGIPRADEVVNEYPHQLSGGMRQRVMIAMALACEPELLIADEPTTALDVTIQAQILELMNELQEKYGMSIVFITHDLGVVAEMADHVVVMYAGRIVEEADSLELYDNPMHPYTIGLLGSIPDIDNDKERLANIDGVVPNPLSMPKGCPFHPRCEKATELCKEKLPELREVVEGHKVSCLLYEEGER, from the coding sequence ATGGAAAATACATTATTAGAGGTAAAAGATTTACGAACATATTTTCATACGAAAAAGGGAGATGTTCATGCAGTTGACGGAGTAGATTTCAGTGTGGACAAGGGGAAAACCCTTTGTATTGTAGGCGAATCAGGTTGTGGTAAGAGTGTTACATCTCTATCCATCATGCAATTGATTGATAAAAAGGGCGAAATTATAAGTGGACAGGTGAATTTTCAAGGTAAAGATTTGCTTCATTATAGAGAAGAAGAAATTCGTCAAGTACGAGGGAATAAAATATCCATGATTTTTCAAGAGCCCATGACATCCCTTAATCCTGTTTTCACCATTGGAAGGCAAGTAGGTGAACCTTTGATTTTGCATAGAGGAATGTCAAAGAAAGCGGCAAAAAAAGAAGCTGTTGAATTATTAACTCGTGTAGGTATACCTCGTGCGGATGAGGTTGTTAATGAATATCCGCATCAATTATCTGGCGGTATGCGCCAACGTGTTATGATTGCCATGGCCCTTGCTTGTGAACCTGAATTGTTGATTGCAGATGAACCCACAACAGCTCTTGATGTGACGATTCAAGCTCAGATTTTAGAGTTGATGAATGAATTGCAAGAAAAGTATGGTATGTCGATTGTATTTATAACCCATGATTTAGGTGTAGTTGCTGAGATGGCGGATCATGTTGTAGTTATGTATGCTGGTAGAATAGTTGAAGAGGCTGATTCACTTGAGCTCTATGATAATCCGATGCATCCATATACAATAGGATTATTAGGTTCTATTCCTGATATCGATAATGATAAAGAACGTCTAGCTAATATAGATGGGGTTGTACCCAATCCATTATCTATGCCAAAGGGATGCCCATTCCATCCAAGATGTGAAAAGGCAACGGAACTCTGTAAAGAAAAACTACCCGAGTTAAGAGAAGTAGTTGAAGGACATAAAGTTAGCTGTCTTTTGTATGAGGAGGGTGAGAGATGA